In one Terriglobales bacterium genomic region, the following are encoded:
- a CDS encoding MOSC N-terminal beta barrel domain-containing protein, whose protein sequence is METIGTLRHLRRYPVKSMAGEDLAEAYVSYSGLVGDRAYAFVQRDGNPEFPWLTARQVEEMLLFRPRFTAPPEAVAHYPDSTRYGIEVTTPQGQKLDINDPRLKEQLEKRLGREIWLRFSERAMTDARPVSLFGLPTAAALSQEVGISLHPHRFRANFYAEWKEAGPYFEDTLVGRTLQVGEQCLLHVSKKDGRCKIITLDPETAAASPQVLATVAQKHEGCIAVYLVVLREGVVRTGDSIRIAD, encoded by the coding sequence ATGGAAACCATCGGCACCCTCCGGCACCTGCGCCGCTACCCGGTGAAGAGCATGGCCGGGGAAGACCTGGCGGAGGCCTACGTCAGCTATTCCGGTCTGGTGGGCGACCGCGCCTACGCCTTCGTGCAGCGCGACGGCAATCCCGAATTTCCCTGGCTCACCGCCCGCCAGGTGGAGGAGATGCTGCTCTTCCGGCCGCGGTTTACGGCGCCGCCCGAAGCGGTGGCGCACTATCCCGACTCGACGCGCTATGGCATCGAAGTGACCACGCCTCAGGGACAGAAGCTCGACATCAACGACCCCCGCCTCAAAGAGCAGCTGGAAAAGCGCCTAGGCCGCGAGATCTGGCTTCGCTTCTCGGAGCGTGCCATGACCGACGCCCGCCCGGTCTCGCTCTTCGGCCTGCCCACCGCCGCCGCGTTGTCGCAAGAGGTGGGCATCTCTCTCCACCCGCACCGCTTCCGCGCCAACTTCTACGCCGAGTGGAAGGAGGCCGGCCCCTACTTCGAAGACACGCTGGTGGGCCGCACCCTGCAGGTGGGCGAGCAGTGCCTGCTCCACGTCTCCAAGAAGGACGGGCGGTGCAAGATCATCACCCTGGACCCGGAGACAGCCGCCGCCTCACCCCAGGTGCTGGCCACGGTCGCCCAGAAACACGAGGGCTGCATTGCGGTCTATCTGGTGGTGCTGCGGGAGGGCGTGGTGCGGACGGGCGACAGTATCAGGATTGCAGATTGA
- a CDS encoding periplasmic heavy metal sensor: PPPGTPHARGGDVFYVRTNRPGDLGAWWKDSEIVRQLQLSDAQIKQIEETFLNARLDLIKMRADVEIQETILQSLVDADQMDEGKISAQIDQVLATRARLEKANTMMMLDIRKVLTVEQWKKLRAIQQSREQEHRMAPPARPGMPGPPQAPGPATAPPPPGDDNL, encoded by the coding sequence CCGCCCCCGGGGACCCCGCATGCTCGCGGCGGCGACGTCTTCTACGTCCGCACCAATCGTCCCGGCGACCTGGGTGCGTGGTGGAAGGACTCCGAGATCGTGCGCCAACTGCAACTCTCGGACGCCCAGATCAAGCAGATCGAGGAGACCTTCCTGAACGCGCGCCTGGACCTGATCAAAATGCGCGCCGACGTGGAGATCCAGGAAACCATCCTGCAGTCCCTTGTGGACGCCGACCAGATGGACGAGGGCAAGATCAGCGCCCAGATCGACCAGGTGCTGGCCACTCGCGCCAGACTGGAAAAGGCCAACACCATGATGATGCTCGACATCCGCAAGGTGCTGACGGTGGAGCAGTGGAAGAAACTGCGCGCCATTCAGCAATCGCGCGAGCAGGAGCATCGCATGGCGCCGCCCGCCCGGCCAGGCATGCCGGGACCGCCGCAAGCGCCGGGGCCGGCGACCGCGCCTCCGCCCCCCGGAGACGACAACCTCTAG
- the purQ gene encoding phosphoribosylformylglycinamidine synthase subunit PurQ translates to MKFGVIIFPGSNCDHDAYHVLGQVAQQPVTFLWHDSHDLQNCDAVIVPGGFAYGDYMRTGALAALAPIMEAVKKFAAAGGLVLGICNGFQILLEAGLLPGAMLRNAGLKYVCKPVYLRVENAETPFTQLCRKGEVLKIPIGHMEGNYFCDAETLEKLRRENRVVFRYATPQGEITAAANPNGSLDNIAGICNEGRNVLGMMPHPERASEPELGMTDGFKVMQSLVGALAAR, encoded by the coding sequence ATGAAGTTCGGGGTCATCATCTTTCCCGGGTCCAACTGCGACCACGACGCCTACCACGTGCTCGGCCAGGTGGCCCAGCAGCCGGTCACCTTCCTCTGGCACGACTCCCACGACCTCCAGAACTGCGATGCCGTGATCGTGCCCGGGGGCTTCGCCTACGGGGACTACATGAGGACGGGCGCCCTCGCCGCCCTCGCTCCCATCATGGAAGCGGTGAAGAAATTCGCCGCCGCGGGCGGCCTGGTACTGGGCATCTGCAACGGCTTCCAGATCCTGCTGGAGGCCGGCCTGCTGCCGGGCGCGATGCTGCGCAACGCCGGGCTCAAGTACGTCTGCAAGCCCGTCTATCTGCGGGTGGAGAACGCCGAGACCCCCTTCACCCAGCTCTGCCGTAAGGGCGAGGTGCTGAAGATCCCCATCGGGCACATGGAAGGTAACTACTTCTGCGACGCCGAGACCCTGGAGAAGCTGCGGCGGGAAAACCGCGTCGTCTTCCGCTACGCCACGCCGCAAGGCGAGATCACGGCCGCCGCCAACCCCAATGGCTCGCTCGACAACATCGCCGGCATCTGCAACGAGGGGCGCAACGTGCTGGGCATGATGCCCCACCCCGAGCGCGCTTCCGAGCCCGAACTGGGGATGACCGACGGCTTCAAGGTGATGCAGTCGCTGGTGGGCGCGCTGGCGGCGCGTTAA